A DNA window from Polyangium spumosum contains the following coding sequences:
- a CDS encoding chlorite dismutase family protein, which produces MSEATPGGRPAGHGHGQGGEELQIDVSERGAPRDGQPQTMDRRLFMQLLVFQAENGTADAITRKARDTRSRIQSKGVGVVVYEDVNDPWSIGVLTWSENPGAFVEIVRPAILDESSAPRLRLRPDMTMLGRTYSTGYEQDLEYWLLRRPAETVTNAAWPWAVWYPLRRSGAFSKLEPREQGGIMREHGTIGKAYGAKDLAHDVRLACHGLDMNDNEFVIGLVGKELHPLSHIVQAMRKTRQTSEFITQMGPFFVGRVLA; this is translated from the coding sequence ATGAGCGAAGCGACCCCGGGCGGACGACCGGCCGGACATGGCCATGGGCAGGGCGGCGAGGAACTGCAGATCGACGTCAGCGAGCGCGGCGCGCCGCGGGACGGCCAGCCGCAGACGATGGATCGGCGGCTGTTCATGCAGCTCCTGGTCTTCCAGGCCGAAAACGGGACCGCGGACGCCATCACGCGAAAGGCGCGGGACACCCGCTCGCGCATCCAGAGCAAGGGCGTCGGGGTCGTGGTCTACGAGGACGTCAACGATCCCTGGAGCATCGGCGTGCTCACGTGGAGCGAGAACCCGGGCGCGTTCGTGGAGATCGTGCGCCCGGCGATCCTCGACGAGAGCTCGGCGCCGCGGCTGCGCCTGCGCCCCGACATGACCATGCTCGGACGCACCTACTCGACCGGCTACGAGCAGGACCTCGAATACTGGCTCTTGCGCAGGCCGGCGGAGACGGTGACGAACGCGGCGTGGCCGTGGGCCGTGTGGTATCCGCTGCGGCGGAGCGGGGCGTTCTCCAAGCTCGAGCCGCGCGAGCAGGGCGGGATCATGCGCGAGCACGGCACGATCGGGAAGGCCTACGGGGCGAAGGACCTCGCGCACGACGTCCGGCTCGCCTGCCACGGGCTCGACATGAACGACAACGAGTTCGTGATCGGCCTCGTCGGCAAGGAGCTGCACCCGCTCTCGCACATCGTGCAGGCCATGCGAAAGACGCGGCAAACGAGCGAGTTCATCACGCAGATGGGCCCGTTCTTCGTGGGCCGCGTGCTCGCTTAA